The following are encoded together in the Fodinibius salinus genome:
- a CDS encoding 3-methyladenine DNA glycosylase, producing the protein MVTTQTAQHVPYITNQVEPEDWQQQKAQHQRQIGNLIDDYLQRRSQQQKDPVMDFLFEYYAFRPSYLKSWSPGLGVLLIDGSLEDWRFNEMGTIDGNSFLDIDHFDRDRISALKWIINVLEQSAEREPSFGCFGMHEWAMVYKADRVRHDYLSLRMDKEELAEFVESRPLVCTHFDAFRFFTDEAKPQNKHELSRDKFAEMEQPGCLHTNMDLYKWAFKMYPWISSNTIRRAFKLAVETRVMDMKASPYDLRERGLEPIKIETDEGRQKYMRKQKAIFQSSQPIRRQLIEQYEFILETLS; encoded by the coding sequence ATGGTTACAACGCAAACAGCTCAGCACGTTCCCTATATTACCAACCAAGTAGAGCCAGAAGACTGGCAACAGCAAAAGGCCCAACACCAACGGCAAATTGGTAATCTCATTGATGATTATTTACAGCGGCGGTCGCAGCAGCAAAAAGACCCGGTGATGGATTTTCTTTTTGAATATTATGCTTTCCGGCCTTCTTATCTTAAAAGCTGGTCGCCGGGTCTGGGCGTTCTGCTAATAGACGGATCTTTGGAGGATTGGCGTTTTAATGAAATGGGAACAATCGATGGCAACAGCTTTTTGGACATCGACCATTTTGATCGTGATCGTATTTCAGCCTTAAAATGGATTATCAATGTATTAGAGCAGTCCGCTGAGCGTGAGCCTTCATTTGGCTGTTTTGGAATGCACGAGTGGGCTATGGTTTACAAAGCCGACCGCGTACGCCACGACTACCTCTCCCTGCGAATGGATAAAGAAGAGCTGGCAGAATTTGTAGAATCGCGTCCCCTCGTCTGTACACACTTCGACGCCTTCCGCTTTTTTACCGACGAAGCCAAGCCACAAAACAAACACGAGCTCAGCCGTGATAAATTTGCCGAGATGGAACAGCCCGGCTGTCTTCACACGAACATGGATCTGTACAAATGGGCATTCAAAATGTATCCCTGGATTTCCAGCAACACGATCCGCCGGGCGTTCAAGCTGGCCGTTGAAACCCGCGTCATGGATATGAAAGCCAGTCCCTATGATCTTCGTGAACGCGGGCTGGAACCCATCAAAATTGAAACCGACGAGGGCCGCCAAAAATACATGAGGAAACAGAAGGCCATTTTTCAGAGTTCGCAGCCCATCCGTCGGCAGCTGATAGAGCAGTATGAATTTATTTTGGAAACACTTTCTTAA